Part of the Xanthomonas sp. SI genome is shown below.
CTGATCGAGGTCGGCACCAGCATCGTCAACGACGGTTTCCAGCCGGAAGGGCGCGAGAGCGCCGAGCTGCTGGCCAGCGCCGAAAAGGCGGTGTTCAAGATCGCCGAGGCCGGCGCGCGCGGGCGCAGCGATTTCGTGGCCATGCCCGGCGCGTTGAAGGACGCGTTCGAGGAATTGCGCAGCCGCTTCGAGAACGGCGGCAACATCACCGGCCTGCCCACCGGCTACAGCGACTTCGACGCGATGACCGCCGGCCTGCAGCCGACCGACCTGATCATCCTGGCCGCGCGTCCGGCGATGGGCAAGACCACGCTGGCGCTGAACATCGCCGAGTACGCCGCGATCAAGTCGAAGAAGGCGGTGGCGGTGTTCTCGATGGAAATGTCCGCCTCGCAGCTGGCGATGCGCCTGATCTCCTCCAACGGCCGCATCAACGCGCAGCGCCTGCGTACCGGCCAGCTCGAGGACGAGGACTGGGCGCGGGTCACCGGCGCGATCAAGATGCTGAAGGAAACCAAGATCTTCATCGACGACACGCCCGGCGTGTCGCCGGAGATCCTGCGCTCCAAGGCGCGCCGGCTCAAGCGCGAGCACGACCTGGGGCTGATCGTCATCGACTACCTGCAGCTGATGTCGGTGCCGGGCAACAGCGAGAACCGCGCCACCGAGATCTCCGAGATCTCGCGCTCGCTCAAGGGCCTGGCCAAGGAACTGGGCGTGCCGGTGATCGCGCTGTCGCAGCTCAACCGCTCGCTGGAAACGCGCACCGACAAGCGCCCGGTGATGGCCGACCTGCGCGAATCCGGCGCAATCGAGCAGGACGCGGACATGATCGTGTTCATCTACCGCGACGATTACTACAACAAGGAAAATTCGCCGGACAAGGGCCTGGCCGAGATCATCATCGGCAAGCACCGTGGTGGCCCAACCGGCTCGTGCAAGCTCAAGTTCTTCGGCGAATACACCCGCTTCGACAATCTGTCGCACGATTCGGTGGGCGCGTTCGAGTAGGCGCCGCATGCGACCGCAACGCCGGTCGCGTGATTGCTGCGGTGCGATGGATGCGGCCGGCGGCGCGCGTATTCATCCGGCCACAGCGATACGTCTGTCACAGAGCGCTGTGACCGCGCTCAACCTCAATGCGTGATGGTCGATACCCGGAAAGCACCCTTCCCGGATACCCGCCCATGCCGCTGACCGTCACCCATGCGGAAACCGCCGACCGCGATGCCGTCGCCGCGGTCGCCGCGCTGCGTGCGCAACTGGGCGCCGCGCCGCTGGACGCGCTGCTGCTGTTCTGCGATGCCGAATACGACCTGGACGCGCTGGGGCCGGCGATCAAGGCCGGCTTCGACTGCCCGGTGATCGGCTGCACCGCCGCCGGCCAGATCGGCGAGCAGGGCTTCCAGAGCAACGGCATCCTGGTCGCCGGCCTGCGCGGTGGCGTGCTGCAGGCGCAGCCGCTGCTGATCGCGCCGCTCAGCGACCTGCAGGCGCAGGTCGCGGTGGTGGCCGAGACGGTGCAGGCGGCGACGGCCGACAAGGCCGGGCAGTGCTTCTCGCTGCTGCTGGTCGATGGATTGTCCACCTGCGAGGAATACCTGGCGGCGGCGCTGTACCGGATGATCGGCGACGTGCCGCTGCTCGGCGGCTCGGCCGGCGACAACCTGCGTTTCGAGCGCACCCT
Proteins encoded:
- a CDS encoding replicative DNA helicase — protein: MSARPGYRGDRKSERGERSEPRIDQLRVPPHSIEAEQAVLGGLMLAPDAYDRVNDQLTDNDFYRRDHQLIYRAIRELAEKGRPFDAVTLGEWFESQGKLEMVGDGAYLIELASTTPSAANIAAYAEIVRDKAVLRQLIEVGTSIVNDGFQPEGRESAELLASAEKAVFKIAEAGARGRSDFVAMPGALKDAFEELRSRFENGGNITGLPTGYSDFDAMTAGLQPTDLIILAARPAMGKTTLALNIAEYAAIKSKKAVAVFSMEMSASQLAMRLISSNGRINAQRLRTGQLEDEDWARVTGAIKMLKETKIFIDDTPGVSPEILRSKARRLKREHDLGLIVIDYLQLMSVPGNSENRATEISEISRSLKGLAKELGVPVIALSQLNRSLETRTDKRPVMADLRESGAIEQDADMIVFIYRDDYYNKENSPDKGLAEIIIGKHRGGPTGSCKLKFFGEYTRFDNLSHDSVGAFE